From Rhodovastum atsumiense, a single genomic window includes:
- a CDS encoding helix-turn-helix domain-containing protein, giving the protein MCQWVWEEFQISVSRQTMSRELRAMGFRKLSVRPRHHAQVEGAIEHFKKVSRPGWKKSPPRRVSPLNE; this is encoded by the coding sequence CTGTGTCAGTGGGTCTGGGAAGAATTCCAGATATCGGTGTCGCGGCAAACGATGAGCCGGGAGTTGCGGGCGATGGGCTTTCGCAAGCTGTCGGTCCGGCCGCGCCATCATGCCCAGGTCGAAGGGGCAATTGAACATTTTAAAAAAGTTTCCCGGCCCGGCTGGAAGAAATCGCCGCCGAGAAGGGTATCGCCCCTGAACGAATAG
- a CDS encoding IS256 family transposase yields MTADTIALTELLEKGAETDLLREMLSFMVHRLMDAEVSQLCGAGHGERSPERTNQRNGTRSRPWDTRAGRLEVRIPKLRHGSYFPSFLEPRRTAERALAAVIQEAYVHGVSTRSVDDLVKALGLEGVSKSEVSRICAELDGQVAAFRNRPIEGDWPYLWIDATYVKTREAGRVVSTAVIIAVGVNTDGRREVLGLATGPSEAEIFWTDFLRSLTRRGLRGVKLVISDAHEGLKAAAAKTLRATWQRCRVHFMRNALAYVGATQRPMVIALLKTIFAQPDRAAAQAQWRDVTDRLRGQFPKLAAFLEAAEADVLAYMDFPKAHWSKLHSTNPLERLNAEVKRRCDVVGIFPNDAAVIRLVGALLIEWAVQRRYMPLEALAPMGNTELPAVAA; encoded by the coding sequence ATGACCGCCGACACGATCGCCCTTACCGAGTTGCTTGAGAAGGGGGCGGAGACCGACCTGCTGCGCGAGATGCTCAGCTTCATGGTGCACCGGCTGATGGACGCCGAGGTGTCGCAGCTCTGCGGTGCCGGGCACGGCGAGCGCAGCCCCGAGCGCACCAACCAGCGCAATGGTACCCGGTCACGTCCCTGGGACACGCGGGCAGGCCGCCTGGAAGTCAGGATCCCGAAGCTGCGTCACGGCTCTTACTTTCCCAGCTTCCTTGAGCCGCGGCGCACCGCCGAGCGGGCGCTGGCGGCAGTGATCCAGGAAGCCTACGTCCATGGTGTTTCGACGCGCAGCGTGGATGACCTGGTCAAAGCGCTCGGCCTGGAGGGTGTTTCCAAGAGCGAAGTCAGCCGCATCTGCGCCGAACTCGACGGCCAGGTGGCGGCGTTCCGCAACCGGCCGATCGAGGGCGATTGGCCATATCTGTGGATCGACGCCACCTACGTGAAGACGCGCGAGGCCGGGCGGGTGGTCTCGACGGCGGTGATAATCGCTGTGGGAGTGAACACCGACGGCCGCCGCGAAGTGCTCGGCCTGGCGACCGGCCCGTCGGAGGCGGAGATCTTCTGGACCGACTTCCTGCGCTCCCTGACCCGGCGCGGCCTGCGCGGGGTCAAGCTGGTGATTTCGGATGCCCACGAGGGGCTGAAAGCGGCCGCGGCCAAGACGCTGCGCGCCACCTGGCAGCGCTGCCGGGTGCATTTCATGCGCAACGCACTGGCCTATGTCGGCGCCACCCAGCGGCCGATGGTGATCGCCCTGCTCAAGACCATCTTCGCCCAGCCCGACCGCGCCGCCGCCCAGGCGCAATGGCGCGACGTCACCGACCGGTTGCGAGGGCAGTTCCCCAAACTGGCCGCCTTCCTGGAGGCCGCCGAGGCCGATGTGCTGGCCTACATGGATTTCCCCAAGGCGCACTGGAGCAAGCTGCACAGCACCAACCCGCTCGAACGCCTCAATGCCGAGGTCAAGCGCCGCTGCGATGTCGTCGGCATCTTTCCCAACGATGCCGCGGTCATCCGCCTCGTCGGCGCGCTGCTGATCGAATGGGCGGTCCAGCGGCGCTATATGCCTCTGGAGGCGCTGGCCCCCATGGGCAATACTGAGCTGCCCGCCGTCGCAGCCTGA
- the istA gene encoding IS21 family transposase encodes MAATGLDYPQLCALSDEELDRRLFPPRELRDMSRPLPDWEVIDRESRRRGVTLRLLWLEYVAGQPDGYQYTQFLRHFRAWQRASRPTVMRQVHRAGEVLEVDYAGMTLTVMDLGVPREAQVFVACLPCSHLVYAEATWTQGQEDYWLGAHVRALTAIGGCPEKLVPDNLRSGVTDASYYDPVLNRAYQQLAQHYGIAVVPARVRRPRDKSSVEGAVKYAERWVLAPLRHRRFLSLAEANAAIAELVEAWNNRPFSPPREGSRRALFEAIERPALKPLLTEPFVIGQCELVVEELEPVHVSKHLGETLDLDVVEFWLAWQPPPPAVI; translated from the coding sequence GTGGCTGCCACCGGGCTGGATTACCCGCAACTGTGCGCCCTGAGCGACGAGGAACTCGACCGCCGTTTGTTTCCGCCGCGCGAACTGCGCGACATGTCGCGCCCACTGCCGGACTGGGAGGTCATTGACCGCGAATCCCGTCGCCGTGGCGTGACGCTGCGGCTGTTGTGGCTGGAGTACGTCGCGGGGCAGCCGGACGGCTACCAGTACACCCAGTTCCTGCGGCATTTCCGCGCCTGGCAGCGGGCGTCGCGGCCGACGGTGATGCGCCAGGTGCACCGTGCGGGCGAAGTGCTGGAGGTCGACTACGCCGGGATGACGCTGACGGTGATGGACCTGGGCGTGCCGCGCGAGGCGCAGGTGTTCGTCGCCTGCCTGCCGTGCTCGCACCTGGTCTACGCCGAGGCGACCTGGACGCAGGGCCAGGAGGACTACTGGCTGGGCGCACACGTGCGGGCGCTGACGGCGATCGGCGGCTGCCCGGAGAAGCTGGTGCCGGACAACCTCAGGAGCGGGGTCACCGACGCCTCGTACTACGACCCGGTGCTGAACCGCGCCTACCAGCAATTGGCGCAGCACTACGGCATCGCGGTCGTTCCGGCGCGGGTGCGGCGTCCGCGGGACAAGTCGTCGGTGGAAGGCGCCGTGAAGTACGCGGAGCGCTGGGTGCTGGCACCGTTGCGCCATCGCCGGTTCCTGTCGTTGGCCGAGGCCAACGCCGCGATCGCCGAACTGGTGGAGGCGTGGAACAACCGCCCGTTCAGCCCACCGCGAGAGGGCAGCCGCCGCGCGCTGTTCGAGGCGATCGAGCGCCCGGCCTTGAAACCATTGCTCACCGAGCCGTTCGTCATCGGCCAGTGTGAGCTGGTGGTGGAGGAGCTGGAGCCCGTTCACGTCTCCAAACATCTCGGGGAGACGTTGGATTTGGATGTGGTCGAGTTCTGGCTCGCCTGGCAGCCGCCGCCACCTGCCGTCATCTGA
- a CDS encoding AcrVA2 family anti-CRISPR protein codes for MEITRLNLNTGATSMVALPEQSDTLRRAYADIVRDEDGEIPGHPGWSLDLLFPLASPGVRKAGAAFFEIARTTGISKMPSMMAIVCFDVTISKESWGQAHSLLLSLESVLKATQMWSQPPSFPPPVPWLVVVETPIAKLQPIDFSEAELHVVRALAEAFPGTMPLTASASAATSPDSGPQNGPSWRPEEPDPKLPRPVTRLNALMKRFPGLGKSVDLFRAGRGNGLDNWPDWCVLPMAGWLAISMHERLSGSGPTSQELADLQQLAAIGAWRYSQGVYRIDPDLQAALTETVVKGPIPSEVLYRLPEWSSYVEPGAQLKYGPFTILGFWVYLEWDVNQRRPELRFLLDVGSEVMPVILHIGDWTVTEAVDRAVVEMRRNDPFFPADAVLAETWSEWVNPLVSIVLYLCSGEPEIDNVHQPGHRPGNPAPKRTRDGMRLFPADRVSYFDVGARIGQRLRQTREWDGAGANLGKPRRPHLRRAHWHGYWRGPRTNPTAFIYHWIPPVFVAGNSEVDGETLEK; via the coding sequence ATGGAAATCACCCGCCTGAATCTGAACACGGGCGCCACCAGCATGGTTGCGCTTCCGGAGCAGTCAGACACCCTGCGGCGCGCGTACGCGGACATCGTGCGCGATGAAGACGGCGAAATCCCTGGCCACCCAGGTTGGTCCCTCGACCTCCTGTTTCCACTTGCTTCCCCCGGCGTCCGCAAGGCCGGGGCAGCGTTCTTCGAGATCGCCCGCACGACGGGGATTTCGAAGATGCCGTCCATGATGGCCATCGTCTGCTTTGATGTAACAATATCAAAAGAATCATGGGGGCAGGCGCACAGTCTCCTGCTTTCCCTCGAGAGTGTTCTCAAAGCCACACAGATGTGGTCGCAACCGCCTTCGTTCCCTCCACCCGTACCGTGGCTGGTGGTCGTTGAAACGCCGATCGCCAAGCTACAGCCTATCGACTTCTCGGAAGCCGAGTTGCATGTCGTCCGCGCGCTCGCCGAGGCTTTCCCAGGAACCATGCCGTTGACTGCCTCAGCATCGGCCGCCACCAGTCCGGACAGCGGGCCGCAGAACGGGCCGTCATGGCGTCCGGAGGAACCCGATCCTAAGCTGCCCCGCCCCGTCACCCGCCTGAATGCATTGATGAAGCGGTTCCCTGGCCTGGGCAAATCGGTTGATCTCTTTCGGGCCGGCCGCGGCAATGGGTTGGACAACTGGCCGGACTGGTGCGTCTTGCCGATGGCCGGGTGGTTGGCCATTAGCATGCATGAGAGGTTGAGCGGCTCTGGGCCGACATCCCAGGAGCTCGCGGACCTCCAACAGCTTGCGGCCATCGGAGCTTGGCGCTACTCGCAGGGTGTCTACCGCATTGATCCCGACCTGCAGGCGGCACTGACGGAAACGGTGGTTAAGGGACCGATCCCGTCGGAGGTTCTCTACCGTCTTCCAGAGTGGTCTTCGTACGTCGAACCCGGTGCACAGCTCAAATACGGTCCGTTTACCATCCTGGGCTTTTGGGTCTATCTCGAATGGGATGTGAACCAGAGGCGACCAGAACTCCGCTTTCTGCTTGATGTTGGCAGCGAGGTGATGCCGGTGATCCTGCACATTGGCGACTGGACTGTGACCGAGGCCGTCGACCGGGCAGTGGTGGAAATGCGCCGGAACGATCCCTTTTTTCCCGCCGACGCTGTTCTTGCCGAAACGTGGTCCGAGTGGGTGAACCCGCTCGTCTCGATCGTGCTCTACCTGTGCTCGGGTGAGCCGGAAATCGACAACGTTCATCAGCCGGGGCACCGCCCGGGCAACCCGGCGCCGAAGCGCACCCGCGATGGCATGCGCTTGTTTCCTGCTGACCGGGTATCATATTTTGATGTCGGTGCGCGCATCGGCCAGCGCCTCAGGCAGACGCGCGAGTGGGACGGGGCAGGCGCCAACCTCGGCAAGCCGAGGCGTCCGCATTTGCGTCGGGCGCATTGGCACGGCTACTGGCGTGGCCCACGGACCAATCCGACTGCTTTCATTTACCACTGGATCCCTCCGGTCTTTGTCGCTGGCAACAGCGAGGTGGACGGGGAGACGTTGGAGAAATGA
- a CDS encoding IS256 family transposase, whose product MARRKEPRIPDAVLDQLLAGADPKTAFDPKGLLDELKKALAERVLNAEMDHHLAGDETGNSRNGYGRKTVITDTGKLTLEIPRDRQSTFDPQLIAKYQRRFPGFDDKIISMYARGMSTREIVGHLRELYGIDVSPDLISAVTDAVLDEITTWQARPLEPVYPLVFFDALRVKIRDEGMVRNKAVHVALGVRADGTKEVLGLWLEQNEGAKFWLRVMNELRNRGVEDILVAVVDGLKGFPEAILAVFPQTTVQTCIVHLLRQSLDFVSYKDRKAVAGALKEIYRAVDATAAEAALTAFEEGPWGQKYPAIGQSWRRAWSEVIPFYAFPSEVRRILYTTNAIESLNAKLRRAVRARGHFPNDDAALKLLFLVLNRAEKEWTMPAREWCMAKAQFAILFGERFTRALA is encoded by the coding sequence ATGGCCCGACGCAAGGAGCCGCGTATCCCGGACGCGGTGCTCGACCAACTGCTGGCGGGAGCTGACCCGAAGACGGCCTTTGACCCGAAAGGCCTGCTTGACGAGCTGAAGAAGGCGCTGGCGGAGCGGGTGCTGAACGCGGAGATGGATCACCATCTGGCTGGCGACGAGACCGGGAACAGCCGCAATGGCTATGGACGAAAGACGGTGATCACCGACACGGGGAAGCTGACCCTGGAGATCCCGCGGGACCGGCAGTCGACTTTCGATCCCCAGCTGATTGCGAAGTATCAGAGACGATTTCCTGGCTTCGACGACAAGATCATTTCCATGTATGCGCGTGGCATGAGCACGCGGGAGATTGTCGGCCATCTTCGTGAGCTTTATGGCATCGATGTCTCGCCGGATCTGATCAGTGCGGTGACTGATGCCGTTTTGGACGAGATCACCACCTGGCAGGCCCGACCGCTGGAGCCGGTCTACCCGCTGGTTTTCTTCGATGCCCTGCGGGTGAAGATCCGGGACGAAGGCATGGTCCGCAACAAGGCCGTCCATGTGGCACTTGGCGTGCGAGCCGACGGCACCAAGGAAGTCCTTGGTCTATGGCTCGAACAGAACGAGGGAGCGAAATTCTGGCTGCGGGTGATGAACGAGCTGCGCAATCGTGGCGTGGAAGACATCCTGGTTGCCGTAGTTGATGGATTGAAGGGCTTCCCCGAAGCCATCCTCGCGGTCTTTCCCCAGACCACCGTTCAGACCTGTATTGTTCATCTGCTGCGCCAGAGCCTGGATTTCGTCTCTTACAAAGATCGCAAGGCGGTCGCCGGTGCCCTCAAGGAAATCTACCGAGCAGTAGACGCCACCGCGGCAGAAGCGGCATTGACGGCTTTTGAAGAAGGGCCATGGGGCCAGAAATACCCGGCCATTGGCCAGAGTTGGCGCCGCGCCTGGAGTGAGGTGATCCCCTTCTACGCCTTCCCGAGCGAGGTTCGACGCATTCTCTATACGACCAATGCTATCGAATCTCTCAATGCCAAACTTCGGCGGGCGGTGCGGGCGAGAGGACATTTTCCGAATGACGACGCTGCATTGAAGCTGCTCTTTCTGGTCTTGAACCGGGCGGAGAAAGAGTGGACCATGCCAGCGCGTGAATGGTGCATGGCCAAGGCCCAGTTCGCCATCCTTTTCGGCGAACGGTTCACCCGGGCTCTGGCCTGA
- the radC gene encoding RadC family protein — protein MPSDVIASAVVVRGEHYSGFAEQGPGLVQEFNDAQANLARLYDETVERELGDMSDQEYLEMLVLPGTNKRNSRKISKALITKFGNITNVLSATASELLSVQGVNVSIVRILATTKSAAVKMAKSEIINLPIVNNIGKLIGYLNSRISRSSTEQFLVLFLDGKNHLLADETLGSGTVNHTPVYPREVVKRALELHATALILVHNHPSGDPSPSLDDIHMTQKIKQAASALDIFIHDHIIIGKGRWLSFRSANLL, from the coding sequence TTGCCATCTGATGTTATCGCATCAGCTGTGGTAGTTCGTGGTGAGCATTATTCGGGATTCGCGGAACAAGGCCCTGGCCTTGTACAAGAATTCAATGATGCACAGGCCAACTTAGCTCGTTTGTATGATGAAACCGTTGAGCGCGAGTTGGGGGATATGTCTGATCAAGAATATTTAGAAATGCTTGTTTTACCTGGCACAAACAAGAGAAATTCAAGAAAAATTTCAAAAGCATTAATAACAAAGTTTGGAAATATTACAAATGTACTTTCAGCAACAGCATCTGAATTGCTTTCAGTTCAAGGTGTAAATGTTTCTATAGTTCGAATACTAGCAACAACTAAATCTGCTGCCGTTAAAATGGCAAAATCAGAAATAATTAATTTGCCGATTGTAAATAATATTGGTAAGCTTATTGGTTATCTTAATTCAAGAATTAGCAGATCAAGCACTGAACAATTCCTTGTATTATTTCTTGATGGGAAAAATCATCTACTAGCTGACGAAACGCTTGGAAGCGGAACGGTTAATCATACGCCCGTGTACCCACGAGAGGTAGTGAAGCGGGCTTTGGAGTTGCATGCTACCGCATTGATATTGGTACATAATCATCCGAGTGGCGATCCATCGCCTTCCTTGGATGATATACATATGACACAAAAAATAAAACAAGCCGCGAGTGCTCTCGATATATTTATACACGATCATATAATAATTGGAAAAGGGCGCTGGCTCAGCTTTAGATCTGCCAATCTATTGTAG
- a CDS encoding transposase produces MKGGCTYLAYKPEHAVDLDTGAIIAAEVHTADQGDTTTMPGTLTAATKQLTAVEAAPTPDNPAELVADKGYHARATLKALEDGPWKTRIAEPERKQCLRWHGDGAARRAVYNNRARLLSGVARAAFRLRTERVERGFALILDRGDMRRTWHRGGENVQKRYLIHIAGYNLGLIMRFLIGAGTTPATSGPGFGLAWRRRHTEWRAGLPVHRAGNLQQNRQASAKALKTI; encoded by the coding sequence CTGAAGGGTGGCTGCACCTATCTGGCCTACAAGCCGGAGCATGCGGTCGATCTCGACACCGGCGCCATCATCGCCGCCGAGGTGCACACGGCCGACCAGGGTGACACCACGACGATGCCCGGCACGCTGACCGCCGCGACCAAGCAACTGACCGCGGTGGAGGCGGCGCCGACGCCCGACAATCCGGCCGAACTGGTTGCCGACAAAGGGTATCATGCGCGCGCCACGTTGAAGGCGCTGGAGGATGGCCCCTGGAAGACCCGCATTGCCGAGCCGGAGCGCAAACAATGCCTGCGTTGGCATGGTGATGGGGCCGCGCGCCGGGCCGTCTATAACAACAGGGCGCGTCTGCTGTCCGGGGTCGCTCGCGCCGCCTTCCGATTGCGGACCGAGCGCGTGGAACGCGGCTTTGCCCTGATCCTCGATCGTGGCGACATGCGACGAACCTGGCACCGCGGTGGCGAAAACGTTCAGAAGCGCTACCTCATCCACATCGCCGGATACAATCTGGGGCTGATCATGCGGTTCCTGATCGGAGCCGGGACAACCCCGGCAACTTCGGGACCGGGCTTCGGCCTGGCTTGGCGCCGTCGCCACACCGAATGGCGGGCTGGTCTTCCTGTTCATCGCGCCGGGAATTTGCAACAGAATCGGCAAGCATCGGCAAAGGCGCTGAAAACGATCTGA
- a CDS encoding IS256 family transposase — protein sequence MARRKEPRIPDAVLDQLLAGADPKTAFDPKGLLDELKKALAERVLNAEMDHHLAGDETGNSRNGYGRKTVITDTGKLTLEIPRDRQSTFDPQLIAKYQRRFPGFDDKIISMYARGMSTREIVGHLRELYGIDVSPDLISAVTDAVLDEITTWQARPLEPVYPLVFFDALRVKIRDEGMVRNKAVHVALGVRADGTKEVLGLWLEQNEGAKFWLRVMNELRNRGVEDILVAVVDGLKGFPEAILAVFPQTTVQTCIVHLLRQSLDFVSYKDRKAVAGALKEIYRAVDATAAEAALTAFEEGPWGQKYPAIGQSWRRAWSEVIPFYAFPSEVRRILYTTNAIESLNAKLRRAVRARGHFPNDDAALKLLFLVLNRAEKEWIMPAREWCMAKAQFAILFGERFTRALA from the coding sequence ATGGCCCGACGCAAGGAGCCGCGTATCCCGGACGCGGTGCTCGACCAACTGCTGGCGGGAGCTGACCCGAAGACGGCCTTTGACCCGAAAGGCCTGCTTGACGAGCTGAAGAAGGCGCTGGCGGAGCGGGTGCTGAACGCGGAGATGGATCACCATCTGGCTGGCGACGAGACCGGGAACAGCCGCAATGGCTATGGACGAAAGACGGTGATCACCGACACGGGGAAGCTGACCCTGGAGATCCCGCGGGACCGGCAGTCGACTTTCGATCCCCAGCTGATTGCGAAGTATCAGAGACGATTTCCTGGCTTCGACGACAAGATCATTTCCATGTATGCGCGTGGCATGAGCACGCGGGAGATTGTCGGCCATCTTCGTGAGCTTTATGGCATCGATGTCTCGCCGGATCTGATCAGTGCGGTGACTGATGCCGTTTTGGACGAGATCACCACCTGGCAGGCCCGACCGCTGGAGCCGGTCTACCCGCTGGTTTTCTTCGATGCCCTGCGGGTGAAGATCCGGGACGAAGGCATGGTCCGCAACAAGGCCGTCCATGTGGCACTTGGCGTGCGAGCCGACGGCACCAAGGAAGTCCTTGGTCTATGGCTCGAACAGAACGAGGGAGCGAAATTCTGGCTGCGGGTGATGAACGAGCTGCGCAATCGTGGCGTGGAAGACATCCTGGTTGCCGTAGTTGATGGATTGAAGGGCTTCCCCGAAGCCATCCTCGCGGTCTTTCCCCAGACCACCGTTCAGACCTGTATTGTTCATCTGCTGCGCCAGAGCCTGGATTTCGTCTCTTACAAAGATCGCAAGGCGGTCGCCGGTGCCCTCAAGGAAATCTACCGAGCAGTAGACGCCACCGCGGCAGAAGCGGCATTGACGGCTTTTGAAGAAGGGCCATGGGGCCAGAAATACCCGGCCATTGGCCAGAGTTGGCGCCGCGCCTGGAGTGAGGTGATCCCCTTCTACGCCTTCCCGAGCGAGGTTCGACGCATTCTCTATACGACCAATGCTATCGAATCTCTCAATGCCAAACTTCGGCGGGCGGTGCGGGCGAGAGGACATTTTCCGAATGACGACGCTGCATTGAAGCTGCTCTTTCTGGTCTTGAACCGGGCGGAGAAAGAGTGGATCATGCCAGCGCGTGAATGGTGCATGGCCAAGGCCCAGTTCGCCATCCTTTTCGGCGAACGGTTCACCCGGGCTCTGGCCTGA
- a CDS encoding transposase — translation MMVTWAELPRSPDHVFYDRLQAELIGAGFDVFVEAECAPYHAAKRGRPSLPPGRYFRMLPVGYFEGIDSERGLEWRCADSLSLREFLRLGECDPVPDHSTLSRTRSRLPLEMHDKVFTWVLKRLAERGLIKGERIGVDASTMEANAALRTLVRRDSGETYREMLARMARESGIETRDCRKFRVRDDMMGRKENPSWPDARSRVSRTRCSTNCWRELTRRRPLTRKACLTS, via the coding sequence ATGATGGTGACCTGGGCGGAGCTGCCGCGCTCACCGGACCACGTCTTCTATGACCGCCTCCAGGCCGAGCTGATCGGCGCCGGGTTCGACGTGTTCGTGGAGGCGGAGTGCGCGCCCTACCACGCCGCGAAGCGTGGCCGCCCGTCGTTGCCGCCCGGTCGTTATTTTCGCATGCTGCCGGTCGGCTATTTTGAGGGCATCGACAGCGAGCGCGGCCTGGAGTGGCGCTGCGCCGATAGCCTGTCGCTGCGGGAGTTCCTGCGGCTGGGCGAATGCGACCCGGTGCCGGACCACTCGACGCTCAGCCGCACCCGCTCGCGCCTGCCCCTGGAGATGCACGACAAGGTCTTCACCTGGGTGCTGAAGCGGCTGGCCGAGCGCGGCCTGATCAAGGGCGAGCGGATCGGCGTGGACGCCTCGACGATGGAGGCCAATGCGGCGCTGCGCACGCTGGTGCGGCGCGACAGCGGCGAGACCTACCGCGAGATGCTGGCCCGTATGGCGCGCGAGAGCGGCATTGAGACACGAGACTGTCGGAAATTTCGTGTGCGGGATGACATGATGGGAAGGAAGGAGAATCCCTCATGGCCCGACGCAAGGAGCCGCGTATCCCGGACGCGGTGCTCGACCAACTGCTGGCGGGAGCTGACCCGAAGACGGCCTTTGACCCGAAAGGCCTGCTTGACGAGCTGA
- a CDS encoding recombinase family protein translates to MSASPPSAAPLPADKIQARHRERQAVVYVRQSTVRQVLQHQESTRLQYALTDRARQLGWSQEQVVVIDDDLGRSAASTLHRPGFQRLVAEVGLGHVGLVLGIEVSRLARSCRDWHQLLEMCALFDTLIADADGVYDAANFNDRLLLGLKGTMSEAELHILKARMHEGRRTKAARGDLVMGLPRGYVLRPSGEVALDPDEQVQSTVRLVFDLFERRRSTRGVLQYLVEHDIQLPDRVRSGLHKGEVCWGRPNQATIGDMLRHPAYAGAYVYGRRRMERRYQLPGKPHSGRRVVDRVPGSGVGAAPPEGVAMA, encoded by the coding sequence ATGAGCGCGAGCCCGCCGAGTGCCGCCCCATTGCCTGCGGACAAGATCCAGGCCCGGCATCGCGAGCGACAGGCGGTCGTCTATGTCCGGCAATCGACGGTGCGCCAAGTGCTGCAGCACCAGGAGTCCACGCGCCTGCAGTACGCGCTGACCGACCGGGCCCGCCAACTCGGGTGGAGCCAGGAGCAGGTGGTGGTTATCGATGACGATCTTGGCCGCTCGGCGGCATCCACCCTGCATCGTCCCGGCTTCCAGCGCCTCGTTGCCGAGGTGGGACTCGGCCACGTGGGTCTGGTGCTCGGCATTGAGGTCTCGCGTCTGGCTCGTTCCTGCCGCGACTGGCATCAGCTGCTGGAGATGTGCGCCCTGTTCGACACGCTCATTGCGGATGCGGACGGAGTGTACGACGCTGCCAATTTTAACGACCGCCTTCTGCTGGGGTTGAAGGGCACGATGTCGGAGGCGGAGCTGCATATCCTCAAGGCGCGCATGCATGAGGGTCGTCGTACCAAGGCGGCACGCGGTGACCTCGTCATGGGACTGCCACGCGGCTACGTGCTGCGTCCCTCGGGGGAGGTCGCGCTTGATCCGGACGAACAGGTCCAGTCGACGGTTCGGCTGGTGTTTGACCTATTCGAGCGTCGCCGCTCGACCCGAGGTGTGCTGCAGTACTTGGTTGAGCACGACATTCAGCTGCCGGACCGCGTGCGCTCCGGGTTGCACAAGGGTGAGGTCTGCTGGGGTCGACCAAACCAGGCGACCATCGGTGACATGCTGCGCCACCCGGCCTATGCTGGAGCCTATGTCTATGGTCGGCGCCGGATGGAGCGCAGGTACCAGCTGCCCGGTAAGCCGCATAGCGGGCGGCGTGTTGTCGATCGTGTCCCGGGGAGTGGTGTAGGAGCGGCGCCCCCCGAGGGAGTGGCCATGGCCTGA
- a CDS encoding IS256 family transposase: protein MTADTIALTELLEKGAETDLLREMLSFMVHRLMDAEVSQLCGAGHGERSPERTNQRNGTRSRPWDTRAGRLDVRIPKLRHGSYFPSFLEPRRTAERALAAVIQEAYVHGVSTRSVDDLVKALGLEGVSKSEVSRICAELDGQVAAFRNRPIEGDWPYLWIDATYVKTREAGRVVSTAVIIAVGVNTDGRREVLGLATGPSEAETFWTDFLRSLTRRGLRGVKLVISDAHEGLKAAAAKTLRATWQRCRVHFMRNALAYVGATQRPMVIALLKTIFAQPDRAAAQAQWRDVTDRLRGQFPKLAAFLEAAEADVLAYMDFPKTHWSKLHSTNPLERLNAEVKRRCDVVGIFPNDAAVIRLVGALLMEQNDEWAVQRRYMPLEALAPMGNTELVKLPAVAA from the coding sequence ATGACCGCCGACACGATCGCCCTTACCGAGTTGCTTGAGAAGGGGGCGGAGACCGACCTACTGCGCGAGATGCTCAGCTTCATGGTGCACCGGCTGATGGACGCCGAGGTGTCGCAACTCTGCGGAGCCGGACACGGCGAGCGCAGCCCCGAGCGCACCAACCAGCGCAATGGCACCCGGTCGCGACCCTGGGACACACGGGCGGGCCGCCTGGACGTCAGGATCCCGAAGCTGCGTCACGGCTCTTACTTTCCCAGCTTCCTTGAGCCGCGGCGCACCGCCGAGCGGGCGCTGGCGGCGGTGATCCAGGAAGCCTATGTCCACGGTGTCTCGACGCGCAGCGTGGATGACCTGGTCAAAGCGCTCGGCCTGGAGGGTGTTTCCAAAAGCGAGGTCAGCCGCATCTGCGCCGAACTCGATGGCCAGGTGGCGGCGTTCCGCAACCGGCCGATCGAGGGCGATTGGCCATATCTGTGGATCGACGCCACCTACGTGAAGACGCGTGAGGCCGGTCGGGTGGTCTCGACGGCGGTGATAATCGCTGTGGGGGTGAACACCGACGGCCGCCGCGAAGTGCTTGGCCTGGCGACCGGCCCGTCGGAGGCGGAGACCTTCTGGACCGACTTCCTGCGCTCCCTGACCCGGCGCGGCCTGCGCGGGGTCAAGTTGGTGATCTCGGACGCCCACGAGGGGCTGAAGGCGGCCGCGGCCAAGACGCTGCGCGCCACCTGGCAGCGCTGCCGGGTTCATTTCATGCGCAACGCACTGGCCTATGTCGGCGCCACGCAGCGGCCGATGGTGATCGCCCTGCTCAAGACCATCTTCGCCCAGCCCGACCGTGCCGCCGCCCAGGCACAATGGCGCGACGTCACCGACCGGCTGCGGGGGCAGTTCCCCAAACTGGCCGCCTTCCTGGAGGCCGCCGAGGCCGACGTGCTGGCCTACATGGACTTTCCCAAAACGCACTGGAGCAAGCTGCACAGCACCAACCCGCTCGAACGCCTCAATGCCGAGGTCAAGCGCCGCTGCGATGTCGTCGGCATCTTTCCTAACGATGCCGCAGTCATTCGCCTCGTCGGCGCGCTGCTGATGGAGCAGAACGACGAATGGGCGGTCCAGCGGCGCTATATGCCTCTGGAGGCGCTGGCCCCTATGGGCAATACTGAGCTCGTCAAGCT